One stretch of Mangifera indica cultivar Alphonso chromosome 9, CATAS_Mindica_2.1, whole genome shotgun sequence DNA includes these proteins:
- the LOC123226569 gene encoding proteasome subunit alpha type-3-like, producing MSSIGTGYDLSVTTFSPDGRVFQIEYAAKAVDNSGTVIGIKCKDGIVMGVEKLIASKMMLAGSNRRIHSVHRHSGMAVAGLAADGRQIVARAKSEATNYESVYGEPIPVKELAQRVASYVHLCTLYWWLRPFGCGVILGGYDRDGPQLYMVEPSGVSYRYFGAAIGKGRQAAKTEIEKLKLSELTCRQGVIEVAKIIYGVHDEAKDKAFELEMSWICDESNRQHQKVPDELLEEAKAAARAALEEMDAD from the exons ATGAGCAGCATAGGAACAGGTTACGACTTGTCGGTCACTACATTCTCTCCCGATGGACGTGTTTTCCAGATCGAGTACGCCGCCAAGGCCGTCGATAATAGCGG GACTGTCATTGGAATTAAATGCAAAGATGGGATTgttatg GGAGTCGAGAAGTTAATTGCGTCGAAGATGATGTTGGCTGGTTCTAATAGAAGAATTCATTCTGTTCATCGTCATTCTGGAATG GCTGTGGCAGGATTAGCAGCTGATGGGAGACAAATTGTTGCACGGGCCAAGTCTGAAGCCACAAACTATGAAAG TGTGTATGGTGAACCAATTCCTGTGAAAGAACTTGCACAAAGAGTTGCTAGTTATGTGCATCTATGTACTCTATATTGGTGGCTCAG ACCTTTTGGATGTGGGGTAATTCTTGGAGGTTATGACAGAGATGGACCACAATTGTACATGGTTGAGCCATCTGGTGTTTCCTAT AGGTATTTTGGTGCTGCAATTGGAAAGGGCAGGCAGGCAGCGAAGAC AGAGATTGAGAAGTTGAAACTTTCTGAATTGACCTGCCGTCAAGGAGTTATTGAAGTAGCGAAGAT TATTTATGGAGTGCATGATGAGGCAAAGGATAAGGCATTTGAATTGGAAATGAGCTGGATCTGTGATGAATCAAACCGCCAGCATCAAAAG GTTCCGGATGAACTTCTCGAGGAAGCTAAGGCAGCAGCTAGGGCAGCATTGGAAGAGATGGATGCGGATTAG
- the LOC123226568 gene encoding uncharacterized protein LOC123226568 — MEGGSPDRESIGSGTKRSSVSSGSRPHNHKVFLNRFVQSEILTAKIEDWFISISEKSATKKSPFDVPFELIELQKFDYALEGVSFQQVTRMPNVVYASTSDAVEATAYLAIEDFLHASVKGLWEAFWSDDEPMPFSVACLHNANLKFYQAEKAIASGKLEGLCATGVLLKNSRHPHGKWDHILELALLRPDIRTLAMDGDQQPSLSVLGEALFYALRILLSRSLSRLTFSLSSNTVFVLLVDSQYGGVVKVEGDVNKLEFDVNNIYDCAAEWIKKHCRIAVSPIDRIWNKLGNANWGDIGALQLLFATFHCIVQFAGFPKHSIEDLAADHGSRLQTRRVERQLGDTWVNGNGLFRFQQQSASAEIVEVQDESIKVESEELMKLEVGSVLWLEDSNFQKGYQINDVLSNGEIRYYIASPVEESGKSLFLFVGSHPSQLEPAWEDMNLWYQVQRQTKILTIMKQKGLSSKYLPQLSASGRIVHPGQCQRFSSGRNCDHPLCGTPILVTSPVGETVADMISEGQFSSDEAIRCCHDCLSALCTVFFAGIRHGDIRPENIIYVRSGVRHPYFVLIGWGHAILEDRDRPAMNLHFSSTYALQEGKLCSASDAESLIYMLYFSCGGALPDLDSVEGALQWRETSWSRRLIQQKLGDVSTVLKAFADYVDSLCGTPYPIDYDIWLRRLRRNMHQEDHGKDIDTSG, encoded by the exons ATGGAAg GTGGATCCCCAGACCGGGAATCAATAGGGTCTGGGACAAAGAGGTCCAGTGTATCGTCAGGCAGTAGGCCACACAATCACAAGGTGTTTCTTAATAGATTTGTTCAAAGTGAAATTCTGACTGCAAAAATCGAAGACTGGTTTATTTCGATTTCAGAAAAGTCAGCTACAAAAAAGTCACCATTTGATGTCCCTTTTGAATTGATAgaacttcaaaaatttgattatgcATTGGAAGGAGTTTCATTTCAGCAGGTGACTAGGATGCCCAATGTTGTTTATGCTTCAACATCCGATGCTGTTGAAGCAACTGCTTATCTTGCTATTGAGGATTTTCTGCATGCAAGTGTTAAAGGCTTATGGGAGGCATTTTGGAGTGATGATGAACCCATGCCTTTCTCTGTTGCCTGTCTACACAATGCAAACTTAAAATTCTACCAGGCTGAGAAGGCTATAGCAAGTGGGAAGCTTGAAGGTCTTTGTGCTACTGGTGTGTTGCTCAAGAACTCCAGACATCCACATGGAAAGTGGGACCACATTCTTGAATTGGCTCTTTTAAGGCCTGATATCAGAACCCTTGCCATGGATGGTGACCAGCAGCCTTCTTTATCTGTTCTAGGGGAAGCTCTTTTCTATGCTCTTCGTATACTACTATCAAGAAGCTTAAGTAGATTGACTTTTTCTCTGAGCTCAAACACAGTATTTGTTCTTCTTGTTGACTCTCAATACGGTGGGGTCGTAAAAGTTGAAGGTGATGTAAATAAATTGGAGTTTGAtgtgaataatatttatgactgtGCTGCTGAGTGGATAAAAAAGCATTGTAGAATTGCAGTCTCTCCAATTGATAGGATTTGGAACAAGCTTGGAAATGCCAACTGGGGTGATATTGGTGCTCTACAGTTACTTTTTGCGACTTTCCACTGTATCGTGCAATTTGCTGGATTTCCCAAGCACTCAATTGAAGATTTGGCTGCTGACCATGGTTCTCGCCTTCAAACAAGAAGAGTTGAGAGGCAGTTGGGGGATACCTGGGTGAATGGAAATGGTCTATTTCGGTTCCAGCAGCAGAGTGCTTCTGCTGAAATTGTTGAAGTTCAGGATGAATCTATCAAAGTAGAGTCTGAAGAGTTAATGAAGCTAGAAGTAGGATCTGTATTATGGTTAGAGgattcaaactttcaaaaaggTTATCAGATTAATGATGTCCTTAGTAATGGTGAAATTAGATATTACATTGCTTCACCGGTAGAAGAGTCAGGAAAGTCTCTGTTTCTCTTTGTCGGTTCACATCCTTCTCAACTGGAACCAGCTTGGGAAGACATGAATTTATGGTATCAAGTTCAGAGACAGACTAAAATATTGACAATCATGAAACAGAAAGGTTTATCTAGCAAATATTTGCCACAGTTGAGTGCTTCTGGGAGGATTGTTCACCCTGGCCAGTGTCAGCGATTCAGCTCTGGTAGGAACTGTGATCACCCTTTGTGTGGAACTCCAATTCTTGTGACCAGCCCAGTTGGTGAAACAGTTGCAGATATGATAAGTGAAGGTCAATTTAGTTCAGATGAGGCTATCAGGTGTTGCCACGATTGCCTATCTGCACTTTGTACTGTGTTTTTTGCTGGTATTCGGCATGGAGACATCCGGCCAGAGAATATAATCTATGTAAGATCTGGTGTGAGGCATCCCTATTTTGTCCTTATCGGTTGGGGACATGCTATACTTGAAGATAGGGACCGCCCTGCTATGAATCTTCATTTTTCATCAACTTATGCTCTGCAGGAGGGGAAATTGTGCTCAGCATCAGATGCAGAGAGCCTGATTTACATGCTTTATTTTTCGTGTGGTGGGGCTTTGCCTGATTTGGATTCAGTGGAAGGAGCTCTACAGTGGAGAGAGACCTCTTGGTCAAGAAGACTAATTCAGCAGAAGCTTGGTGATGTCTCAACAGTGTTGAAAGCATTCGCTGATTATGTTGATAGTTTATGTGGGACACCATATCCTATAGATTATGATATATGGTTGAGAAGGCTGAGAAGAAATATGCACCAGGAAGATCATGGGAAGGATATTGACACATCAGGCTAG